The region CGGGAGTGAAATAGGTCAGGTCCCGGGTGCGGAATTCGCCCACCGGCTCATAGCCGCTGCCGGTGACCTCCACCTCCACGTTGTCGATGAACAGGGCCCGGACCGTCATCTCGTTTCGGGTGAGGGTGCCGGTCTTGTCGGTGCAGATCACCGTGGTGCAGCCCATGGTCTCCACCGCCGGCAGCCGCCGCACGATGGCCCGCTGCTTGGCCATGCGGATGGTGCCGATGGCCAGGGCCCCGGTGACCACCGCCGGCAGGGCCTCGGGCACCGCCGCCACCGCCAGGCTGATGCCCCACAGGAGCATATGCCAGAACTCCTGCCCCCGGGCCACTCCCAGTGCCACCGCGGCCACGGCGATACCCACACAGACTGTGGCCAAAACCCGGCCGATGCCGGCCAGGCGCCGTTCCAGGGGCGTCACTTCCTGGGGCACCTCCTCCAGCATCCGGGCGATGCGGCCGAACTCGGTGTGCGCCCCGGTGGCGGTAACCACCGCCTGCCCCCGGCCGGAGACGATCACCGTCCCGGCATGGACCAGGCAATGCCGGTCGGCTACCGGGGTCTCCGCCGGCAGCGGCTCCACCTTTTTGGCCACCGGCAGGGACTCTCCGGTGAGGAGGGATTCGTCGGCTTGCAGGTGCGCCGCGGCCAGCAGCCGGCCGTCGGCCGCCACCCGGTCCCCGGCAGTGAGCAGCAGCAGGTCCCCCGGCACCACTTCCCGGGCCGGGATCACCTGCTCCTGGCCGTCCCTGAGCACCACGGCCGTGGGCGCCGCCAGCCGGGCCAGGGCCGCCGCGGCCCGTTCCGCCCGGTATTCCTGCACAAAACCCAAGACCGCGCAGGCGAGCACAATGGCCAGGATGACGGCGGCATCCAGATGCTCCCCCAGAAAATAGGAGATGACGGTGGCCACCAGGAGGATGAGGATGAGGAGATTGCCGAATTGGCGCAGAAAGAGTCGGAGAAGGGAAACTCCCGGAGCGGGAGCCAGTTCATTGGGGCCGTACTGCTCCAGCCGCCGGGCTGCCTCAGCTTCGCTCAAGCCTTCCGGGCCGCACCCGAGGGCCTGCCGGACTTCCTGGGGGGATAAGGCATGGTAAATTAGGGTTTCCGGCTCTCCGGATTCCCCCAGGATTTGAGATGCCGTGGTCATGCTTCCTTTCCGCGCCCCGGTGCCGCCTTGAGGGGCAGATGTCAGAGGCGGTGATGCAGCTCAAAGCGCACCGGCCGCTGGCCCAGGACCTCCCGGGCCATCTCCCGGATGAGCTGCTCCTCCTTGGGGGTGTGGATGATGCCGGAGACCACCGGGGTGGACCCCTCCAGCCGCACCTCCAGGGTGGGGATCAGCACCCGGGGGTCGGTGGCGATGCGGGCCTTGAGCCGGGCCGCCAGGGCCAGGTCCGCCAGCTGCGCCTTGGCCGCAGGCGTGGCCAGGGCGTCCCGTTCCTGAAGCTCCCGGATGAGAAGGTCCGTGACCTCATCATAGCTCAAATGCCCGGTATTTAACACCAGATCGTAGTGCTCATCTGCGGCCCAGTCCACCCCGTAATTGGCCTTCAGATAACAGGCCCGCTCGTTGTCCACCTGGGCAATGAGGCGCTCGGCGGCCTCCCGGGAGAGGCTCTCCCGCACCATAATGGTCTCCACCCGCACCTCCAGGGGAGCGATGAGGCGGACTTTCAAGGCATGGGGGACGTCTTTCAGGAGGATGAAGCTCCCCCGGCCGATGATGACCACGCGGTCCTGGGCGGCGTATTCCAGGATGAGGGCCTCCAGTTGGGCCACATAGCCCCGGTACTGCCAGTCGTGGCGTTCCCACAGGGTGGGGCAGACTTCGTCCACTTCCCGGGCCACCCGGCCCCAACGGGAGCCCTTGGCGTCCAGGTCCCGGAAGAGGCGCTCCTTGTCCACGAACTCATAGCCCAGGCGGGCCGCCACCTGCCGGCCGATGTCCCTGCCGCCGCTGCCATACTCCCGGGAAATGGCAAGAATGGCCATCCTCAGTCCTCCTTGGGGGTGTCAGCCCCGACGCCTTCGGCAGCCAAGGCGGCTTCCCGGGCCGCGGCCCGGCGGAAGGTCCAGCGGATCCAGAGCTTGCCGATGAGAATCACTCCCACCGCCAGGATCGCTTCCATGAGGTAATTGAACCACTTGGGCATGGCCAAGAGCTTGGCCACAAAGGGGTCGGTGAAGATCATCTCCCCGGCCACCCGGCCCAGCACCGCCGCCCCCAGGAGAATGATGATGGGATAGCGGTCCATGAGCATGGAGAGGAGGTTACTGGTGAAGACCACAAAGGGGATGGAGAGGGCCAGGCCGAAGAGCAAAAGAAAGGGGTTGCCATGGGAGGCGCCCGCCACCGCCAGGACATTGTCGGTGCTCATGGTGATGTCCGCCACGATGATGAGCCACATGGCCTGGAGCAGGGTCTTGGCCTCTTTGTCCGCCTGCTCCGGCGACCCTTCCACAAAGAGCTTCACCGCAATCCAGGCGATGAGCACCCCGCCCGCCAGCTTGAGGAACTGGATCTCCAGGAGCTGGGCCACAAAATAGGTGAGGATGACCCGGAGGAGCACGGCGGCGCCGGCCCCCAGGATGATACCCCAGCGGCGCTTGGTGCGGGGCAGGGAGCGCACCGCCATGGCGATGATGACGGCGTTGTCCCCCGCCAGGATGAGGTCAATGATGATGATGTTGATGATGCCAAAAAAGAACTTCCAGTCGAGCTTGTCCAGCCCCCAGGCGGCCCAATCCATACAATTTCCTTGGCGATAAAATTATCGCTGAGGGGAGGACCGGGGGATCGCTGGCCCCGCGCCTTCCCTTCCAGCTCCCCTCCCGGCCCCCTTTGGCCGAGGCGGGCGAGAGGGTCAAGGAGAAGGGCGTGGGACACCTTCTCCCAGGCCCCTCTCCCCCAAAACCACTTGCCACTCTGCCATGCGCGGGGGGTGGAACTTTGCCTTTCCACCCCCCTGCTATAGCTTGTCTCGGTGTCTGTCACCCCGTCCAGCAGAAGGGAGTCTTTCTCCCTCCCTCCGTCTTTGCCCCTTAGAACTTCGGCGCCGGGAAGATGATGCCGCCGAAGAGGAGATAAGCCAGGATCAGGGTCCAGATGACATTGAACCCCTGGGCCACGATGAAGGCCAAGGCCGGCCGGCCGCCGCCTAAGGCCGCCAGGTCCATGAAGCGGGTCTCCAGCCCGATGCTGGTGA is a window of Desulfobaccales bacterium DNA encoding:
- a CDS encoding cytidylate kinase-like family protein, which codes for MAILAISREYGSGGRDIGRQVAARLGYEFVDKERLFRDLDAKGSRWGRVAREVDEVCPTLWERHDWQYRGYVAQLEALILEYAAQDRVVIIGRGSFILLKDVPHALKVRLIAPLEVRVETIMVRESLSREAAERLIAQVDNERACYLKANYGVDWAADEHYDLVLNTGHLSYDEVTDLLIRELQERDALATPAAKAQLADLALAARLKARIATDPRVLIPTLEVRLEGSTPVVSGIIHTPKEEQLIREMAREVLGQRPVRFELHHRL
- a CDS encoding TerC family protein; translation: MDWAAWGLDKLDWKFFFGIINIIIIDLILAGDNAVIIAMAVRSLPRTKRRWGIILGAGAAVLLRVILTYFVAQLLEIQFLKLAGGVLIAWIAVKLFVEGSPEQADKEAKTLLQAMWLIIVADITMSTDNVLAVAGASHGNPFLLLFGLALSIPFVVFTSNLLSMLMDRYPIIILLGAAVLGRVAGEMIFTDPFVAKLLAMPKWFNYLMEAILAVGVILIGKLWIRWTFRRAAAREAALAAEGVGADTPKED